Proteins co-encoded in one uncultured Draconibacterium sp. genomic window:
- a CDS encoding BatD family protein has translation MMKKLVIYIFLICAAIAARAEQTRFTMSAPSAVEMGQQFRLSFQLNARGTNLQLPPGLNDNFQILMGPSTSQSISSSTINGKTTSEVTFSYTYILRPKSEGTFEIRPASIEVSGKVFESNSVSIQVVKAQSQPSQSQAGAAQPQQGTAQNVELDKDNLFVRVDLSKRNVYRGEQIIATVKLYVNPNIPVHGFDEVNLPTYEGFYTQDIDIPQQINFTREVYNDKIYQVGTLKKTILFPQQNGRLTIKPFSMALLIRQRAKARSFFDDFFDNYRTVKARVTSDAVAVNVKDLPTEPANFMGGVGNFNVSSEISSTNVTTNDAVTLTMKITGNGNIRLIRSPELELPSDFEVYDPRATDNVQTNDNGVSGTKTIEYLFQPRFEGDYEIPPIKFAYFNPSTGKYVTKSTDAYTLHVEKGTEEQSTTVISSRRKEDLQLIGQDIRFIKQGKPMLQVKGYTFYGSTIFYLIYLISAVLFVVLYFVYRKKARENANIALVRNKKANRVAIKRLKAAAGYMKQNNNEAFHEAILKAFWGYLSDKLGIPVADLNRETAVAKLQDRNVAEEVIKDFEDVVDQCEFARYAPSGGSEARHDLYKKAETTMSRFEKQIKR, from the coding sequence ACAAACCCGTTTTACCATGTCGGCACCAAGTGCCGTTGAGATGGGACAACAATTCAGGCTGAGCTTCCAACTAAATGCCAGAGGAACAAACTTACAGCTTCCTCCTGGATTAAACGACAATTTCCAGATTTTAATGGGACCAAGCACCAGTCAATCAATAAGTTCATCAACCATTAACGGGAAAACAACTTCGGAGGTAACTTTTTCCTACACATACATTCTTCGGCCCAAATCTGAAGGAACTTTCGAAATCCGCCCGGCATCAATCGAGGTAAGCGGGAAAGTTTTCGAATCCAATTCCGTGTCTATTCAGGTGGTAAAAGCACAATCGCAGCCCAGCCAATCACAGGCCGGAGCAGCCCAGCCACAACAGGGTACTGCGCAAAATGTAGAGCTCGACAAAGACAACCTTTTTGTGCGTGTTGATTTAAGCAAACGAAACGTTTATCGTGGCGAGCAAATTATTGCCACTGTAAAATTGTATGTAAATCCTAATATTCCGGTTCATGGTTTTGATGAAGTAAACTTACCGACTTACGAAGGTTTTTACACTCAGGACATTGACATTCCGCAGCAGATAAATTTCACCCGCGAGGTGTACAACGATAAAATTTACCAGGTTGGAACACTGAAAAAGACCATCCTTTTCCCACAACAAAACGGACGATTGACAATCAAGCCGTTTAGCATGGCGCTGTTAATTCGTCAGCGTGCGAAAGCACGTAGTTTTTTCGATGACTTTTTTGATAATTACCGAACTGTTAAAGCACGCGTTACCAGTGATGCGGTTGCAGTGAATGTAAAAGACCTGCCAACCGAACCAGCCAACTTTATGGGCGGTGTGGGTAATTTTAATGTATCATCTGAAATTAGTAGTACCAATGTAACTACCAACGATGCAGTTACCCTTACCATGAAAATCACCGGTAACGGAAATATTCGGTTAATACGTTCTCCAGAACTGGAATTGCCAAGTGATTTTGAAGTGTACGACCCTCGCGCAACCGATAATGTACAAACCAACGACAACGGTGTTTCGGGAACAAAAACCATCGAGTACCTCTTCCAGCCGCGTTTTGAGGGCGACTATGAAATCCCGCCGATCAAGTTTGCGTACTTTAATCCTTCAACAGGAAAGTATGTTACCAAATCAACCGATGCTTACACGCTGCATGTTGAAAAAGGAACTGAAGAACAATCAACAACGGTGATCAGCTCGCGCCGCAAAGAAGACCTGCAGCTGATCGGACAGGATATTCGCTTCATCAAGCAGGGAAAACCAATGTTGCAGGTGAAAGGATATACGTTCTACGGAAGTACGATCTTCTATTTGATTTACCTGATTAGTGCGGTGTTATTTGTAGTACTGTATTTTGTGTACCGCAAAAAGGCCCGCGAAAATGCCAACATAGCACTGGTACGAAATAAAAAAGCCAACCGCGTAGCAATAAAACGTTTGAAAGCTGCCGCCGGCTATATGAAACAAAACAACAACGAAGCATTCCACGAAGCAATTTTAAAAGCTTTCTGGGGCTATTTAAGCGATAAACTGGGTATTCCGGTGGCCGACCTGAACCGCGAAACTGCAGTGGCAAAACTGCAGGACAGAAATGTTGCCGAAGAGGTAATTAAAGACTTTGAAGATGTGGTTGACCAGTGCGAATTTGCTCGTTATGCTCCTTCCGGAGGCTCAGAAGCACGCCATGATTTGTATAAGAAGGCTGAGACGACAATGAGCCGTTTTGAAAAACAAATTAAACGCTAG
- a CDS encoding tetratricopeptide repeat protein, whose translation MKRILIFILLIAPIFVFAQETNEQLWEKANAFYTTEEYQQAVSTYEQILATGEESAKVYFNLGNAYFKTGDINNAILNYERAKVLAPNDEDIAFNLQVANQYVVTQIEELPKPFYLRWKNSVINKYPTDTWAYISISTFVLFLLLLGAFLFSKTVAVKRISFWIGIFSVLFSAFAFSHAAQQKARINNRNTAIVFCPRVTVKSSPSETGTDLFLIYEGLKLEITDQLDSWTEIKLADGNQGWLPDSCIERI comes from the coding sequence ATGAAAAGAATTTTAATATTCATACTACTTATAGCTCCTATTTTTGTTTTCGCACAGGAAACAAACGAGCAACTTTGGGAGAAAGCCAATGCTTTTTATACCACCGAAGAATACCAGCAAGCCGTATCCACTTACGAGCAAATTTTAGCTACCGGAGAAGAATCGGCGAAAGTATATTTCAACCTGGGAAATGCCTATTTTAAAACCGGCGACATTAACAACGCCATTTTAAATTACGAACGCGCCAAAGTACTGGCACCAAACGACGAAGACATTGCTTTCAACCTTCAGGTTGCCAACCAGTATGTGGTTACACAAATCGAAGAATTACCAAAACCGTTTTACCTCCGTTGGAAAAACTCGGTGATTAACAAATACCCAACCGACACCTGGGCCTACATCAGTATTAGCACTTTTGTGCTGTTTTTATTGCTACTGGGTGCATTCTTATTCAGTAAAACAGTTGCAGTAAAACGCATTTCATTCTGGATCGGCATCTTCTCGGTTCTTTTCTCGGCATTTGCATTTTCACATGCAGCACAACAAAAAGCCAGAATCAATAACCGGAACACAGCCATTGTATTTTGCCCACGTGTAACAGTAAAAAGTTCGCCTAGCGAAACCGGCACCGATCTCTTTCTGATCTACGAAGGTTTAAAACTGGAAATTACCGATCAGCTGGACAGCTGGACAGAAATAAAACTGGCCGACGGAAACCAGGGATGGCTGCCCGATTCGTGTATCGAGAGGATTTAA
- a CDS encoding squalene/phytoene synthase family protein, translating to MKLYNACSIKVSKVVTSSYSTSFSYATSLLQKQHRDAIYSIYGFVRLADEIVDTFHDNDKAYLLNKFEEDFKDAMKRGISLNPVLQAFQYTVKKYNISLNHVDAFLTSMRYDLEKKEYKTKLEADQYIYGSADVVGLMCLKVFCDGDQEKFDELVTPAMKLGSAFQKVNFLRDLREDTETLGRNYFSELNNKDFCDKEKKRIIKDIEADFEAAYKGIKKLPGKSKLAVLLAYYYYRVLLNKLKETPASVIMQNRVRIPNYKKMLIMVKAKTLYNLGLV from the coding sequence ATGAAATTGTATAACGCCTGTTCAATAAAGGTCTCGAAAGTTGTAACATCCAGTTACAGCACCTCTTTTTCGTATGCAACCAGTTTGTTGCAGAAACAGCATCGCGATGCTATTTACAGCATTTACGGCTTTGTTCGTTTGGCCGATGAGATTGTGGACACTTTTCATGATAACGACAAAGCCTATCTGCTCAATAAATTCGAAGAAGATTTTAAAGATGCCATGAAACGTGGAATTAGTCTAAATCCGGTTTTGCAGGCATTTCAGTACACTGTTAAGAAATATAATATCTCACTGAATCATGTTGATGCATTTCTTACTAGCATGAGATACGATCTTGAAAAAAAAGAATACAAAACAAAACTTGAGGCCGACCAATATATTTATGGCTCAGCTGATGTAGTTGGATTAATGTGTTTGAAAGTATTTTGCGACGGTGATCAGGAAAAATTCGACGAGTTAGTAACACCTGCAATGAAACTGGGATCAGCTTTTCAGAAAGTCAATTTTTTGCGCGACCTGCGTGAAGACACCGAAACTTTGGGCCGGAATTATTTCTCGGAATTGAACAACAAAGATTTTTGCGATAAAGAAAAGAAACGCATAATAAAAGATATTGAAGCCGATTTTGAAGCTGCCTACAAAGGCATAAAGAAGCTGCCCGGGAAATCGAAACTCGCTGTTTTGCTGGCTTATTATTATTACCGAGTACTACTTAACAAGTTAAAAGAAACTCCTGCCTCGGTAATTATGCAAAATCGTGTGCGAATTCCAAACTATAAAAAAATGCTGATCATGGTAAAAGCAAAAACACTCTATAATCTAGGACTCGTATGA
- the idi gene encoding isopentenyl-diphosphate Delta-isomerase has translation MTDNKKIDKVILVDKNDKVLGEMEKMEAHVKGLLHRAISVFIVNSKGEWLIHQRAFNKYHSNGLWTNTCCSHPYPEETSVDAANRRLMEEMGMKAPLQEIFAFTYKEELDNQLTEHELDRVFIGFSDEKPQPNADEVSNWKYIDFGELKKDIKNNPQNYTVWFKKIYKRVEEHLNVKT, from the coding sequence ATGACGGACAACAAAAAAATAGATAAAGTTATCCTGGTCGACAAAAACGACAAGGTTCTTGGAGAAATGGAAAAGATGGAGGCGCACGTAAAAGGGCTGCTCCACCGTGCCATTTCTGTTTTTATAGTCAATTCGAAAGGTGAATGGCTGATTCACCAGCGGGCATTTAATAAATACCATTCCAACGGGCTTTGGACCAACACTTGTTGTAGTCACCCCTACCCTGAAGAAACCAGCGTTGATGCAGCCAACCGCAGATTAATGGAAGAGATGGGTATGAAAGCTCCCTTGCAGGAAATATTCGCGTTTACCTACAAAGAAGAATTGGACAACCAGCTTACTGAACACGAACTAGACCGTGTTTTTATTGGATTTAGCGATGAAAAGCCACAACCCAATGCCGATGAAGTTTCAAATTGGAAATACATCGACTTCGGGGAATTGAAAAAAGATATAAAGAACAATCCGCAGAATTATACCGTATGGTTTAAAAAGATATATAAACGAGTGGAAGAACATTTAAACGTAAAAACGTGA
- a CDS encoding sterol desaturase family protein, whose product MNILIAIAAFCFMEFVAWSNHKFVMHGFLWKWHRDHHVNDHKKNAPQTEFYKPGFEKNDYFFLVYAIPAIVVLIIGFFFNISALIALGIGISLYGLTYFAIHDVMIHQRLNIPFLTNTKNKYLKAVREAHLAHHRGKNIRDFDNYGLLIFQSRFLKK is encoded by the coding sequence GTGAATATACTAATTGCCATAGCAGCCTTTTGTTTTATGGAATTTGTGGCCTGGTCGAACCATAAATTTGTTATGCATGGCTTTTTATGGAAATGGCACCGCGATCATCATGTGAACGACCACAAAAAAAATGCACCCCAAACTGAATTCTACAAACCCGGTTTTGAAAAGAACGATTATTTTTTTCTGGTGTATGCCATACCGGCAATCGTTGTTCTAATCATTGGTTTCTTTTTCAATATTTCAGCATTAATTGCACTGGGTATTGGCATTAGTTTGTACGGACTCACCTATTTTGCCATTCACGACGTAATGATACACCAACGACTCAACATTCCGTTTTTAACCAACACAAAAAATAAATACCTCAAGGCAGTGCGCGAGGCACACCTGGCACACCATCGGGGAAAAAACATCCGCGATTTCGACAACTATGGATTACTAATCTTTCAATCTCGCTTTTTAAAGAAATAA
- a CDS encoding lycopene cyclase domain-containing protein produces MSLYFILLTVSGAVPLLLSFDKRLQFYKQWKYVFPSILLVALVYIIFDVNFTNQGIWGFNPKYLSGIYLFTLPLEEILFFIVIPYASIFLHESIREYFPKLEIPKSLNKGLLIALILVSLLIAVFNADKSYTFYISQKLAIALLLVLLLRSRITRSFFITFGIILIPFLIVNGILTGSFIEGEVVWYKNTENLEVRIFTIPIEDFAYAFSMILYNLLLIEQLKKIVAK; encoded by the coding sequence ATGTCATTATACTTTATACTACTTACGGTCTCAGGCGCAGTGCCCTTGCTACTCAGTTTCGATAAACGACTGCAGTTTTACAAACAATGGAAATATGTTTTTCCGTCCATTTTGTTGGTGGCTTTGGTGTATATAATTTTCGATGTGAATTTCACAAACCAAGGCATTTGGGGCTTCAACCCGAAATATCTTTCCGGCATTTATTTATTTACGCTTCCATTGGAGGAAATTCTGTTCTTTATTGTTATTCCTTATGCCAGCATTTTCCTGCACGAATCTATCCGCGAATATTTTCCAAAGCTGGAAATACCAAAATCGTTGAATAAAGGATTGCTCATTGCTCTTATTCTAGTAAGCTTGTTGATCGCAGTTTTTAACGCCGATAAAAGTTACACGTTTTACATTTCGCAGAAGCTGGCAATTGCCTTGCTACTTGTTTTACTTTTAAGAAGCAGAATAACGCGTTCGTTTTTTATCACTTTCGGAATAATTCTTATTCCCTTTTTAATCGTGAATGGAATTTTAACCGGATCATTTATCGAAGGAGAAGTGGTTTGGTACAAAAACACCGAAAACCTGGAAGTAAGGATTTTTACTATTCCCATTGAAGATTTTGCTTATGCTTTTAGCATGATTCTCTATAATCTTTTGCTGATTGAACAACTAAAAAAAATCGTGGCAAAATGA
- a CDS encoding carotenoid biosynthesis protein: protein MSSIKHIAISMQTNYRYVVLFLIIFYAVGLAGLYIPATRPFFVHLTPFALLLSSLIVALFHNNFSAKTILIFIFIYAASFVVELIGVNTGSIFGNYTYGHGLGPKLFNTPLIIGLNWLLLVYVSNSVMQRTDWNPIVKVFGASFLLLAYDVLLEQVAPLLAMWTFSESTVPIQNYVAWFLLALLFSLVINLLEINTKNRIAPIVFGIQALFFASLILTLN from the coding sequence ATGAGCAGCATAAAACATATCGCAATTTCAATGCAGACAAACTACCGGTATGTGGTACTTTTTCTGATCATTTTTTATGCGGTAGGCTTGGCAGGACTTTACATACCGGCTACCCGCCCGTTTTTTGTGCATCTAACACCATTTGCATTGCTACTGAGCAGCCTGATTGTGGCCTTGTTTCACAACAATTTTTCAGCGAAAACAATACTGATCTTTATATTTATTTACGCGGCAAGTTTTGTTGTTGAGCTAATTGGTGTAAATACCGGAAGTATTTTTGGGAACTACACCTATGGACACGGATTAGGTCCAAAACTATTTAACACACCACTTATAATCGGACTAAACTGGCTGTTGCTGGTTTATGTCTCCAACTCGGTAATGCAACGAACCGATTGGAACCCGATAGTAAAAGTTTTTGGGGCGTCCTTTCTACTGCTCGCCTACGATGTGCTTCTTGAACAAGTAGCGCCTCTATTAGCGATGTGGACTTTTAGTGAATCCACAGTACCGATACAAAATTATGTAGCCTGGTTTCTTTTGGCTTTGCTTTTTTCGTTGGTTATCAACCTTCTGGAAATAAATACAAAAAACAGGATAGCACCAATCGTTTTTGGAATTCAGGCTTTATTTTTTGCATCGTTAATCTTAACTTTAAACTAA
- a CDS encoding 1-acyl-sn-glycerol-3-phosphate acyltransferase, producing the protein MKRHFQSFSINGEILDSGLPILLICNHVSWWDGIWTLYTNQQLFKRKYHFMMLEEELRKNWFFEYTGGFSIKKESKSIIETLDYTAELLSDKNNLILMFPQGNIKSIYQNKFVFEKGIEKILQRTKNDIQIIFQANLIDYFADAKPNAFFNLHHYTGAWNGTEIENAYNTFYNKCLKQQAKKEI; encoded by the coding sequence ATGAAACGACACTTTCAGTCGTTTTCCATTAATGGCGAAATACTAGACAGTGGATTGCCAATTCTTTTAATCTGTAATCACGTAAGTTGGTGGGATGGCATCTGGACGTTATATACAAATCAGCAACTGTTTAAACGCAAATACCATTTTATGATGTTGGAAGAAGAGCTCCGAAAAAACTGGTTTTTCGAATATACCGGTGGCTTTTCTATCAAAAAAGAATCTAAATCGATAATAGAAACACTTGATTACACGGCAGAACTACTTTCCGATAAAAACAACCTCATATTGATGTTTCCACAGGGAAATATCAAAAGCATCTACCAGAACAAATTTGTTTTCGAGAAGGGAATTGAAAAGATTTTGCAGCGAACAAAAAATGATATTCAGATCATTTTCCAGGCCAACCTCATCGACTATTTTGCCGATGCGAAACCCAATGCTTTTTTTAACCTGCACCACTACACCGGTGCATGGAATGGTACTGAAATTGAAAATGCATACAACACTTTCTACAATAAGTGCCTGAAACAACAAGCTAAAAAAGAAATTTAA